The following proteins come from a genomic window of Polyangia bacterium:
- a CDS encoding type II CAAX endopeptidase family protein gives MISRGSGWSRPALVMVAYLGLGAAALVWGGLRGQPNVWQVAGREDPLVVSGVVIGLAMGLGIVFVSRLSVHRFEWARALHREFRALLSPLTNAEIVIMAAASSVGEEMFFRGALVPAIGVLGSSAAFALLHIGPRVRYLPWTLASFVAGLMLGQLFLFTGDLTGPVLAHFTINFLNLRHVANYELR, from the coding sequence ATGATCTCCCGCGGCTCTGGTTGGTCCCGCCCGGCGCTGGTCATGGTGGCCTATCTGGGCCTGGGCGCGGCGGCTTTGGTCTGGGGTGGGCTGCGCGGTCAGCCCAATGTCTGGCAAGTGGCCGGCCGCGAAGATCCGCTGGTCGTTTCTGGAGTCGTGATCGGTTTGGCGATGGGGCTGGGCATCGTCTTCGTGTCCCGCCTTTCGGTTCACCGGTTCGAGTGGGCGCGAGCGCTGCACCGCGAGTTTCGCGCCCTGCTAAGCCCGCTGACCAACGCCGAGATCGTCATCATGGCAGCGGCCTCATCGGTGGGCGAAGAAATGTTCTTTCGCGGGGCGCTGGTGCCGGCCATCGGGGTGCTGGGGTCCAGTGCGGCGTTTGCCCTGCTGCACATCGGGCCACGCGTCCGTTATCTGCCGTGGACCCTGGCGTCGTTCGTGGCTGGACTCATGTTGGGACAATTGTTCCTTTTCACCGGCGATCTGACCGGGCCGGTGCTGGCGCACTTCACCATCAACTTCCTCAACCTGCGCCACGTCGCCAATTACGAACTGCGCTGA
- a CDS encoding TonB family protein, giving the protein MKRRPHLRGRLGRGALMALLAHGVLLGPIVVLTFIYAAREEAQRAEEVDVAFRDVSPDELPADLPAMDDLTQPPPQLTDRLPPDRKKQKPKDKDKQKQPEKDKQAKTPKPEPEVKIPPLPPMPKETPPPPPPPEQRKAHEKMVDLDNDKDVPPPKDAKFLAQKNSRAEVETRATDTNLEKTQKGGEAASTPSERQDQEIGDDKAKIADLDERKSAEGKQAPEVTPHLNPELSQERPQPAREKSLLALRDPAPRNHELTPETVDPSLPRTADGDIAMPRNQSMRGPPKDSSALSKGKHMKLALTGKDFDYLFGADAEAERRLAQKERSQKLGRFAKRQARLKSALENFIPEVKPGNQTALNARAAPFAAYIARMHRSIHRLWGFGQLEDWDEKPGSNPFNNQDLLTTLEMVLNTDGTVDKITIVRASGFTAYDVAAIDVAYSAGPYPDPPREIRSANGKIYIHWRFYRDGRQCATSGVDYYILNTPPAGGDKGTAVADNDPPGESRKSAEEEGPRHLERGNTGPVSTFGATKKSGPRGVGGGDDPPVNFPRADDPAARHTAEAWFAALGRGDVAAMAGAASFPFRSTGGVAASSREQLTAMLTSLVDESSRRSGDSVQIHTGASLRGILGKLPPGIDDNTGGLFAVSALSKTEMLILVLSQKTNGGWNVSGLVRR; this is encoded by the coding sequence ATGAAGCGCCGACCGCACCTGCGAGGCCGACTGGGCCGGGGCGCACTGATGGCGCTGCTGGCCCATGGCGTTCTGCTGGGCCCGATCGTGGTGCTGACCTTCATCTATGCCGCCCGCGAAGAGGCCCAGCGCGCCGAAGAGGTCGACGTGGCCTTTCGCGACGTCTCGCCCGACGAGCTGCCGGCGGATCTGCCGGCGATGGACGACCTGACCCAACCGCCGCCGCAGCTGACCGATCGCCTGCCGCCCGATCGCAAGAAGCAGAAGCCCAAGGACAAGGACAAACAGAAGCAACCCGAAAAGGACAAACAAGCCAAGACGCCCAAGCCCGAGCCCGAGGTGAAGATCCCGCCGCTGCCGCCCATGCCGAAGGAGACGCCGCCTCCTCCCCCGCCGCCCGAGCAGCGCAAGGCCCACGAAAAGATGGTGGACCTGGACAACGACAAAGACGTCCCTCCGCCCAAGGACGCCAAGTTCTTGGCCCAGAAAAACAGCCGCGCCGAGGTCGAGACGCGCGCCACCGACACGAATCTGGAGAAGACGCAGAAGGGCGGCGAGGCGGCGAGCACCCCGTCGGAGCGTCAGGACCAGGAGATCGGCGACGACAAGGCGAAGATCGCCGATCTGGATGAGCGCAAGTCGGCCGAGGGCAAGCAAGCGCCGGAGGTCACCCCGCACTTGAACCCGGAGCTGAGCCAGGAACGGCCACAACCGGCGCGTGAAAAATCCCTGCTGGCCCTGCGCGATCCGGCGCCGCGCAACCACGAGCTGACCCCCGAGACGGTGGACCCGTCACTGCCGCGCACCGCCGACGGCGACATCGCCATGCCCCGCAATCAGTCGATGCGCGGGCCGCCCAAGGACAGCTCGGCGTTGAGCAAGGGCAAGCACATGAAGCTGGCGCTGACCGGCAAGGACTTTGACTACCTGTTCGGCGCCGACGCCGAGGCCGAACGGCGGCTGGCGCAAAAGGAACGTTCGCAGAAGCTGGGCCGCTTCGCGAAACGCCAGGCGCGCCTGAAATCGGCGCTGGAAAATTTCATCCCCGAGGTCAAACCGGGGAATCAGACCGCGCTGAACGCCCGGGCGGCGCCGTTCGCCGCGTACATCGCGCGCATGCACCGGTCGATTCACCGCCTGTGGGGATTCGGCCAGCTGGAAGATTGGGACGAAAAGCCCGGTTCGAACCCGTTCAACAACCAGGACCTCCTGACCACACTGGAGATGGTGCTGAACACCGACGGCACCGTCGACAAGATCACCATCGTGCGCGCGTCGGGCTTCACCGCGTACGACGTGGCCGCCATCGACGTCGCGTACTCGGCTGGGCCCTATCCCGATCCGCCGCGCGAGATCCGGTCGGCCAACGGCAAGATCTACATTCACTGGCGTTTCTATCGCGACGGTCGCCAGTGCGCGACGTCGGGCGTTGACTACTACATCCTGAACACCCCCCCCGCTGGCGGGGACAAAGGCACGGCGGTGGCGGACAACGACCCGCCCGGCGAAAGTCGAAAGTCGGCCGAAGAAGAGGGCCCGCGCCACCTGGAGCGCGGCAACACCGGCCCGGTCTCCACCTTCGGCGCCACGAAGAAATCCGGCCCGCGTGGTGTCGGTGGCGGCGACGATCCCCCGGTCAATTTTCCGCGCGCCGACGATCCGGCCGCCCGGCATACCGCCGAAGCGTGGTTCGCCGCGCTGGGCCGCGGCGACGTCGCTGCCATGGCCGGCGCCGCCAGCTTTCCCTTTCGCTCCACCGGTGGCGTGGCGGCCTCATCGCGCGAGCAGTTGACGGCGATGCTGACGTCGCTGGTCGACGAATCGTCGCGGCGGAGCGGTGACAGCGTGCAGATCCACACCGGCGCCTCGCTGCGTGGCATTCTTGGCAAGCTGCCGCCCGGCATCGACGACAACACCGGCGGATTGTTCGCTGTCAGCGCGCTGTCCAAGACCGAGATGCTGATCCTGGTGCTGTCGCAAAAAACCAACGGCGGCTGGAACGTCAGCGGCCTGGTTCGCCGCTAG
- a CDS encoding ACT domain-containing protein, giving the protein MTDVVLTLIGPDRPGLVEAVAEIISAHGGNWLESRMTHLAGMFAGILRAELPPEKAATAMKALAALETRGLRVVAEAVPRPSPAVPAAGRSMELELIGLDRPGIVREISQLLAGSGVNVAELVTDRQSAPMSGEILFRARAHIQLPSTVDSGTLRAALERLASDLMVEVKLEEQPPRAR; this is encoded by the coding sequence ATGACCGACGTCGTCCTGACCTTGATCGGCCCTGACCGCCCCGGGCTGGTGGAAGCGGTCGCCGAGATCATCTCCGCTCACGGTGGCAACTGGCTGGAGAGCCGCATGACCCACCTGGCGGGCATGTTCGCCGGGATCCTGCGCGCCGAGCTGCCACCCGAAAAGGCGGCCACGGCAATGAAGGCGTTGGCGGCGCTGGAGACGCGCGGCCTGCGCGTGGTGGCAGAAGCGGTGCCTCGACCCTCCCCCGCCGTGCCGGCCGCCGGCCGTTCGATGGAGCTGGAGCTGATCGGCCTTGATCGCCCGGGGATCGTCCGCGAGATCTCCCAGCTTCTGGCCGGCAGCGGCGTCAACGTCGCAGAGCTCGTCACCGACCGGCAAAGCGCGCCCATGTCGGGTGAGATCCTGTTCCGCGCCCGCGCGCACATCCAGTTGCCGTCGACCGTCGACAGTGGCACCTTGCGCGCCGCCCTGGAACGCCTGGCCAGCGATTTGATGGTCGAGGTCAAGCTGGAAGAACAGCCGCCCCGCGCCCGCTGA
- a CDS encoding PEGA domain-containing protein translates to MTMRFAFCLLVCSLLGLAMPALPAHAQDDSKAVARTKLVEGSDLLKRGEYREALIRFQEAYALVPSPKILYNFGLAYMGLSRNADAIDAFEKFLNEAADAAPDLRANAERHRDTLLLQIGSLIIDANTDGAEISVDGRSRGLTPGPGAIRLDPGPHQLVVEKPGMPPYTRKMTIEAGQKLIVEVRLSKVEAPKSPQIIMMAPTPPPAPRAPETVLVHTWEWKVGIGVAAAAVAVLGFGVAERLSANSTFDKFNNHADTGQGAGVCDKDPRVLPMNGGADCTSLLNDGNSAASKATVGLIAGGVLAAGAVALLAVTWKDRVEVTKTISARQAPPSLALRCNPSLLQPGLSCALRF, encoded by the coding sequence ATGACGATGCGCTTTGCTTTCTGTTTGCTGGTCTGCAGCCTGCTTGGCCTGGCGATGCCCGCCTTGCCGGCGCACGCCCAGGACGATTCCAAGGCCGTCGCCCGCACCAAGCTGGTCGAAGGCAGCGACCTGCTCAAGCGCGGCGAGTACCGCGAGGCGCTGATCCGTTTTCAAGAAGCCTACGCCCTGGTGCCCAGCCCGAAGATTCTCTACAACTTTGGTCTCGCCTACATGGGCCTTTCGCGCAACGCCGACGCCATCGACGCCTTCGAGAAGTTTCTCAACGAAGCCGCCGACGCCGCTCCCGACCTGCGGGCCAACGCCGAGCGCCACCGCGACACGCTCCTGCTGCAGATCGGCAGCTTGATCATCGACGCCAACACCGACGGCGCCGAGATCTCCGTCGACGGTCGTTCGCGCGGGTTGACGCCGGGACCGGGGGCCATCCGGCTTGATCCGGGACCGCACCAGCTGGTGGTGGAAAAGCCCGGCATGCCGCCCTACACCCGCAAGATGACGATCGAGGCAGGGCAGAAGCTGATCGTCGAGGTGCGGCTGTCCAAGGTGGAAGCGCCCAAGTCGCCGCAGATCATCATGATGGCGCCGACCCCGCCGCCGGCGCCCCGGGCGCCGGAGACGGTGCTGGTTCACACCTGGGAATGGAAGGTGGGCATCGGCGTGGCCGCCGCCGCCGTCGCCGTGCTGGGATTCGGCGTCGCGGAACGCCTGAGCGCCAACTCGACCTTCGACAAATTCAACAACCACGCCGACACCGGTCAGGGCGCAGGGGTGTGCGACAAGGATCCCCGGGTGCTGCCGATGAACGGCGGCGCCGACTGCACGTCGCTGCTGAACGACGGCAACAGCGCCGCCAGCAAGGCCACCGTCGGGCTGATCGCCGGCGGCGTGCTGGCGGCGGGCGCGGTGGCGCTGCTGGCGGTGACCTGGAAGGACCGCGTGGAGGTCACCAAGACGATCTCCGCGCGGCAGGCCCCGCCGTCGCTGGCGCTGCGCTGCAACCCTTCGCTGCTGCAGCCGGGACTTTCCTGCGCGCTGCGCTTCTGA
- a CDS encoding serine/threonine-protein kinase, with protein MIGVGQQLGGYTILHRIGQGGMGDVYLAQHRRVARKAAVKVLLPELSQKATVLDRFFNEARATSLIKHPGIVEILDCDVLDDQAFIIMEYLEGESLGEYLHRAGALGADLPFLLGVSTSIASAVGAAHNTGIIHRDLKPDNVYLHLPSVSDPTVTVKILDFGIAKLAQQEGGTSQTKTGMLLGTPAYMSPEQCRGAGLVDLRSDIYSLGCILYELICGAPPFVHEGAGDMIIAHVSEAPEAPAARVPGIAPALNALIMRMLGKKPEQRPQSMDEVANELAACARSVGVAIDKPLRPRVPVERPPEAVQFSSTQVSPTGIPRSQVTPLPGSGAIRASSSPSLRPQTPYPAPSKPASVIESGRVRVPSGPNPVLEPSGPIAVGGTRVMETVRPTTTMGSAAAEIAPNPVAAAPPKRGMTFAIAGGTIVAVGGILAVVFTRGGSPAKTVSVAEPAVVAAAPAPEKLPPAPPAAEPPPAPAADPKPVAEAAVPPTVRIDLQGVPARTVVTVDGRAADLPLQLPRGSQMHHVVLKPPSGAERVLDLDGSKDRLVELLFDKPHGSSDGQGSHGGSGESSGHHSSGSSHGSGKKKPAGDRDAITDI; from the coding sequence ATGATAGGCGTTGGGCAGCAGCTCGGCGGGTACACGATCCTGCACCGGATCGGGCAAGGCGGAATGGGCGATGTCTATCTTGCCCAGCACCGTCGCGTGGCGCGCAAGGCAGCCGTCAAGGTGCTGCTGCCCGAGCTGTCGCAGAAGGCGACCGTCCTTGATCGCTTCTTCAACGAAGCGCGCGCCACGTCGCTGATCAAGCACCCGGGCATCGTCGAGATTCTCGACTGCGATGTGCTGGACGATCAGGCGTTCATCATCATGGAGTACCTCGAAGGCGAAAGCCTGGGAGAGTACCTGCACCGCGCCGGCGCGCTGGGCGCCGACCTGCCGTTTCTCCTCGGCGTCAGCACCTCCATCGCCAGCGCGGTCGGCGCCGCGCACAACACCGGGATCATTCACCGCGATCTGAAGCCGGACAACGTCTACTTGCATTTGCCCAGCGTCAGCGATCCGACCGTGACGGTGAAGATCCTCGACTTCGGCATCGCCAAGCTGGCGCAGCAAGAAGGCGGCACCAGCCAGACCAAGACCGGCATGTTGCTGGGAACGCCGGCCTATATGTCGCCCGAGCAGTGCCGGGGCGCCGGTCTGGTCGACCTGCGCTCGGATATCTATTCACTCGGCTGCATTCTTTACGAGCTCATCTGCGGTGCCCCGCCCTTCGTCCATGAAGGCGCCGGCGACATGATCATCGCCCACGTCTCGGAGGCCCCGGAGGCGCCGGCGGCACGCGTGCCGGGGATCGCGCCGGCGTTGAACGCCCTCATCATGCGCATGCTGGGCAAGAAACCCGAGCAGCGCCCGCAATCGATGGACGAGGTGGCGAACGAACTGGCGGCGTGCGCGCGCAGCGTGGGCGTGGCCATCGACAAGCCGCTGCGCCCGCGCGTCCCCGTCGAACGGCCACCCGAGGCGGTGCAGTTCTCGTCGACGCAGGTGAGCCCGACGGGAATTCCGCGTTCGCAGGTGACGCCGCTGCCGGGATCGGGCGCCATCCGCGCGTCGTCGTCACCGTCGTTGCGGCCGCAGACGCCGTACCCGGCGCCGTCCAAACCGGCCAGCGTGATTGAATCCGGCCGGGTGCGCGTGCCGAGCGGACCGAACCCCGTGCTCGAACCCAGCGGGCCGATCGCCGTCGGCGGCACGCGGGTGATGGAAACGGTCCGTCCGACCACCACCATGGGCTCGGCCGCCGCCGAGATTGCTCCCAACCCCGTCGCCGCCGCGCCGCCGAAACGAGGGATGACCTTCGCCATCGCCGGCGGCACCATCGTGGCGGTGGGCGGCATCCTGGCCGTGGTGTTCACGCGCGGTGGCTCGCCCGCCAAGACCGTTTCCGTCGCCGAGCCGGCTGTCGTGGCGGCCGCCCCGGCGCCAGAAAAGCTGCCGCCCGCGCCGCCCGCCGCTGAACCGCCGCCGGCGCCCGCCGCCGATCCCAAACCGGTCGCTGAAGCGGCGGTGCCGCCGACCGTGCGCATCGATCTGCAAGGCGTGCCCGCCCGCACCGTCGTCACCGTCGACGGCCGCGCCGCCGACCTACCCCTGCAGCTGCCGCGCGGCTCGCAGATGCATCACGTGGTGCTGAAGCCGCCCTCCGGTGCCGAGCGGGTGCTGGACCTCGACGGCAGCAAAGATCGCCTGGTCGAACTGCTGTTCGACAAACCGCACGGCTCGTCAGACGGCCAGGGCAGCCACGGCGGCAGCGGCGAAAGCAGCGGCCACCATTCGTCCGGTTCGTCGCACGGCTCGGGCAAGAAGAAGCCGGCCGGCGACCGCGACGCGATCACGGATATCTGA
- a CDS encoding UDP-N-acetylmuramate dehydrogenase, whose amino-acid sequence MPPQSLTVGENVVLAPLTTLELGGPTRFFLEATDASTVIDGLRWAAARGVPAFVLGGGSNLVVADAGFDGLVIRMGARGVAYAAAGDVVLLEAHAGEPWDALVADTVSRDLAGLEGLSGIPGSAGATPIQNVGAYGQEVADTIRSVRVVDRQTLAMVDLPAAACAFGYRDSFFRRQPQRYVVLAVTFALRPGGAPQIRYGELAAALGATPHPSLAVVRTTVLDLRRKKSMVIDPADPNRRSVGSFFTNPLVSAAQAQALTARLLADGLIAAATELPQFPAGDGRIKLSAGWLIERAGIGKGLRAGAVGVSTKHALALVHHGGGSTTELLALATRVQQAVRDRFGIVLSPEPIFLGDISIAR is encoded by the coding sequence GTGCCCCCCCAATCGCTGACCGTCGGCGAAAACGTCGTGCTGGCTCCGCTGACCACCCTGGAGCTGGGCGGCCCGACGCGTTTCTTCCTGGAGGCCACCGACGCATCGACGGTGATCGACGGCCTTCGCTGGGCGGCGGCGCGCGGGGTGCCGGCGTTCGTGCTGGGCGGCGGATCGAACCTGGTGGTCGCCGACGCCGGCTTCGATGGGCTGGTGATTCGCATGGGCGCGCGTGGCGTCGCCTACGCGGCGGCGGGCGACGTCGTGCTTCTGGAAGCACACGCAGGCGAGCCGTGGGACGCGCTGGTGGCCGATACCGTCAGCCGCGATCTCGCTGGCCTCGAAGGTCTGTCGGGTATCCCCGGATCGGCGGGCGCCACGCCGATCCAGAACGTCGGCGCCTACGGCCAGGAAGTCGCCGACACCATTCGCAGCGTGCGCGTGGTCGATCGGCAGACGCTGGCGATGGTCGACTTGCCGGCGGCGGCCTGCGCTTTCGGCTATCGCGACAGTTTTTTTCGCCGGCAACCCCAGCGATACGTGGTGCTGGCGGTGACCTTCGCCCTGCGGCCGGGCGGCGCGCCGCAAATTCGATACGGCGAGCTGGCGGCCGCGCTGGGCGCGACGCCGCACCCGTCGCTGGCGGTGGTGCGAACGACGGTGCTGGACCTACGGCGAAAGAAATCGATGGTCATCGATCCGGCGGATCCCAACCGACGCAGCGTGGGCTCGTTCTTCACCAACCCGCTCGTGTCGGCAGCCCAGGCGCAGGCGCTGACCGCTCGCTTGCTGGCCGACGGCCTCATCGCCGCCGCCACCGAGCTGCCGCAATTCCCTGCCGGCGACGGCCGCATCAAACTGTCGGCCGGTTGGTTGATCGAGCGCGCCGGGATCGGCAAAGGCCTGCGCGCCGGCGCCGTCGGTGTGTCGACCAAGCACGCGCTGGCGCTGGTCCATCACGGCGGCGGGTCCACCACCGAACTGCTGGCGCTGGCGACGCGCGTACAACAAGCGGTGCGCGATCGATTCGGGATCGTTCTTTCGCCCGAGCCAATTTTTTTGGGCGACATTTCGATTGCGCGCTGA
- the bioA gene encoding adenosylmethionine--8-amino-7-oxononanoate transaminase — protein sequence MGGATDDLIGRDLAVFWHPCSQMRDYQTFAPLPVVSARGLRLRLRDGREILDGISSWWCKSFGHGHPHLRQALIAQADAFEHVITANTTSAPLVRLCERLLAAANGLPPAAWAADAPTGRRPGHFGKVFLADNGSTAVEIALKMAVQAQAQRGQPGRTRMAALQNGYHGETIATLSVGDCGLYGEPYRALMFPVTKLAGLPYRLGPAATDWLDAGAEWPAIEAQLAAAADGLAAVVYEPVLQAAGGMLFYSPDLLRRLRAWADAHGVFLIADEIAAGLGRCGRMLAGHLGGAQPDFAVLSKGLTGGFLPLSAVLTTDAVAALFDADYADGRAFLHSNTYTGNALAVAVANAALDVMAGEDILGAVAANGPRLGAALTALAGERRSLGGVRGCGMVAAVDLRGRDGAPLDPRRRTGYLVYQQAVARGALLRPIGDTMYLFPPLTTTPDEIAALAAILGDSVDAVVGR from the coding sequence ATGGGCGGGGCGACCGACGATCTGATTGGGCGCGACTTGGCGGTGTTCTGGCATCCGTGCAGCCAGATGCGCGACTATCAGACGTTCGCGCCGCTGCCGGTGGTCAGCGCGCGCGGCCTGCGCCTGCGCCTGCGCGACGGGCGCGAGATCCTGGACGGGATCTCCAGCTGGTGGTGCAAATCATTCGGTCACGGTCACCCGCACCTTCGCCAGGCGCTGATCGCCCAAGCTGACGCTTTTGAACACGTCATCACCGCCAACACCACCAGCGCCCCGCTGGTGCGCCTGTGCGAACGTTTGCTGGCGGCGGCGAACGGTCTTCCGCCGGCGGCGTGGGCGGCCGATGCGCCGACCGGCCGGCGGCCGGGTCACTTCGGCAAGGTGTTCCTGGCTGACAACGGCTCGACCGCGGTGGAGATCGCCCTCAAAATGGCCGTGCAGGCGCAGGCCCAGCGCGGCCAGCCGGGACGCACGCGAATGGCGGCTTTGCAGAACGGCTATCACGGCGAGACGATCGCCACCCTGTCCGTCGGCGACTGCGGCCTTTACGGCGAACCGTATCGCGCCTTGATGTTCCCGGTGACCAAGCTCGCCGGCCTGCCGTATCGCTTGGGCCCGGCGGCCACCGACTGGCTGGACGCTGGCGCCGAATGGCCGGCCATCGAAGCGCAGCTGGCGGCGGCGGCCGATGGTCTGGCGGCGGTGGTGTACGAGCCCGTCTTGCAGGCGGCGGGCGGGATGCTGTTTTACAGCCCCGATCTGCTGCGCCGGCTGCGCGCCTGGGCTGACGCGCACGGCGTTTTTCTGATCGCCGACGAGATCGCCGCCGGTCTCGGCCGCTGCGGGCGCATGCTGGCCGGTCACCTGGGCGGCGCGCAGCCGGACTTTGCCGTGCTGTCGAAAGGGCTGACGGGCGGGTTTCTTCCGTTGTCGGCGGTGTTGACCACCGACGCTGTCGCGGCGCTGTTCGACGCTGACTATGCCGACGGGCGGGCGTTCTTGCACTCGAACACGTACACCGGCAACGCGCTGGCGGTGGCGGTGGCCAACGCCGCGCTGGACGTGATGGCGGGCGAGGACATCCTGGGCGCCGTCGCCGCCAACGGACCGCGCCTCGGTGCCGCGCTGACGGCGCTGGCCGGCGAACGCCGATCGCTCGGTGGCGTGCGCGGCTGCGGGATGGTGGCCGCCGTCGATCTGCGCGGCCGCGACGGCGCGCCGCTGGATCCGCGCCGCCGCACCGGTTACCTGGTCTATCAGCAAGCGGTGGCGCGCGGCGCGCTGCTGCGTCCGATCGGCGACACGATGTATTTGTTTCCGCCGCTGACCACCACGCCCGACGAGATCGCCGCGCTGGCGGCGATCCTGGGCGACAGCGTGGACGCCGTTGTTGGCCGCTGA
- a CDS encoding MFS transporter: protein MAEGISEGKLLFLLSAVQFINIVDFMMVLPMGPDFAAGLHISTARLGLVAGAYTGAAACAGLLGALFFDRFDRFDRRSALFVCMTGLVIGTSLGGVAQGLGTMLLARAVAGGFGGPASALALAIIADAIPAQRRGYALGRVAGAFAVASVVGVPIGLKLAEVGGWRAPFFSIAGLGLIVALGAITQMPPMRKHLTSPGSRPVAPRPLTDFVTDTTVLASLACTAFLMMGTFALISNLSTYLQFNLGYSRSRLGFLYMVGGLCAFFAMRAAGRFVDQRGCR from the coding sequence ATGGCGGAGGGGATCAGCGAAGGAAAACTGTTGTTCCTCCTCAGCGCCGTCCAGTTCATCAACATCGTCGACTTCATGATGGTGCTGCCGATGGGGCCGGATTTCGCGGCCGGGCTCCACATCTCGACGGCCAGGCTGGGTCTGGTGGCGGGCGCGTACACCGGCGCGGCTGCCTGCGCGGGACTGCTGGGCGCGCTGTTTTTTGATCGCTTTGATCGCTTTGATCGCCGGTCGGCGCTGTTCGTGTGCATGACCGGATTGGTGATCGGCACGTCGCTGGGCGGCGTGGCGCAAGGGCTGGGCACGATGCTGCTGGCGCGAGCGGTGGCGGGCGGCTTCGGTGGCCCGGCGAGCGCGCTGGCGCTGGCCATCATCGCCGACGCGATCCCGGCGCAGCGACGCGGGTATGCGCTGGGCCGGGTGGCCGGCGCCTTCGCCGTGGCGTCGGTGGTGGGCGTGCCGATCGGTCTCAAGCTGGCCGAGGTGGGCGGCTGGCGGGCGCCTTTTTTTTCCATCGCCGGGCTGGGATTGATCGTTGCCCTGGGCGCGATCACGCAGATGCCGCCGATGCGCAAGCACTTGACGTCGCCCGGCAGCCGCCCGGTGGCGCCGCGACCGTTGACGGATTTCGTCACCGACACGACCGTGCTGGCGTCGCTGGCCTGCACCGCTTTTTTGATGATGGGAACGTTCGCGTTGATCTCGAACCTGTCGACGTATCTGCAATTCAATCTGGGCTATTCGCGCAGCCGGCTGGGTTTCTTGTACATGGTGGGCGGGCTGTGCGCGTTCTTCGCCATGCGCGCGGCGGGGCGGTTCGTCGATCAGCGCGGGTGTCGCTGA
- the tgt gene encoding tRNA guanosine(34) transglycosylase Tgt, with translation MGSAFAFALLGRDATSGARRGRLHTARGVIETPAFMPVGTRATVTGLTPTDLKAVGAPILLANTYHLLLRPGAELFRRLGGIHNFMRWAGPVLTDSGGYQIFSLPGDRDIAESGARFRSYVDGRIHHLSPEQSIDMQTAIGSDIMMVLDECINATVDESAVRAAMERTHRWALRSLAARSNPEQALFAIVQGGLVPSLREESARFLTAHPFDGFAIGGLAVGDTRAQREDMTAFAAQLLPAYLPRYLMGVGTPPDLLYAIGCGVDMFDCVLPTHLAWQGTAFTSTGRVRITRGPHRLAEESLDARCACSTCATYSRAYLYHLYKCSEPLGPRLLSIHNLHHYLDLMRQARDAIDAGAYAAFARARLLEIDRHEHGQARA, from the coding sequence ATGGGTTCGGCTTTCGCCTTCGCGTTGCTGGGACGCGACGCCACCTCGGGCGCGCGGCGCGGCCGCCTGCACACCGCGCGCGGGGTGATCGAGACGCCGGCCTTCATGCCGGTGGGCACGCGCGCCACGGTCACCGGTTTGACGCCCACTGATCTGAAGGCCGTTGGCGCGCCCATCCTGCTGGCGAACACGTATCACTTGCTGCTCCGTCCCGGCGCCGAGCTGTTTCGTCGCCTGGGCGGCATCCACAACTTCATGCGCTGGGCAGGCCCGGTGCTGACTGATTCGGGTGGCTATCAGATCTTTTCGCTGCCCGGCGATCGCGACATCGCCGAATCGGGCGCGCGCTTTCGCAGCTACGTCGACGGCCGCATCCACCACCTGTCACCCGAACAATCGATCGACATGCAGACGGCGATCGGCTCCGACATCATGATGGTGCTGGACGAATGCATCAACGCCACCGTCGACGAAAGCGCGGTGCGCGCGGCGATGGAGCGCACGCACCGGTGGGCGCTGCGCAGCCTGGCCGCGCGGTCCAATCCCGAACAGGCGCTGTTCGCCATCGTGCAAGGCGGCCTGGTCCCGTCGCTGCGGGAAGAATCGGCGCGCTTCCTGACAGCGCATCCGTTCGACGGCTTCGCCATCGGCGGCCTGGCGGTGGGCGACACCCGCGCCCAGCGTGAAGACATGACCGCGTTCGCCGCCCAGCTTTTGCCGGCGTATTTGCCCCGTTATCTGATGGGCGTGGGCACGCCGCCCGATCTGCTGTACGCCATCGGCTGCGGCGTGGACATGTTCGACTGCGTGCTGCCCACGCACCTGGCCTGGCAGGGGACGGCGTTCACCTCGACCGGGCGGGTGCGCATCACCCGCGGGCCGCACCGCCTGGCCGAAGAATCACTGGATGCGCGCTGCGCGTGCTCGACCTGCGCCACGTATTCGCGAGCCTATCTTTATCACCTCTACAAGTGCAGCGAACCGCTGGGTCCGCGCCTGCTGTCCATTCACAACCTGCACCACTATCTGGATCTGATGCGGCAAGCGCGCGACGCCATCGACGCCGGCGCATACGCCGCCTTCGCACGCGCCCGCTTGCTGGAGATCGACCGGCACGAACACGGTCAGGCGCGGGCGTGA